In one window of Mesorhizobium sp. B2-1-1 DNA:
- the pstA gene encoding phosphate ABC transporter permease PstA, protein MSTATSLHNRRKRRNAVMMTLCVTAAGIGLAWLALILGALLYKGLSGVSLSVFTEMTPPPGDAGGLLNAIYGSIMMTVIAVIVGTPIGVLAGTYMAEYGRFSRLTTVVRFINDILLSAPSIIVGLFVYELLVRPMGHFSAIAGAVALAILVIPVVVRTTEDMLNLVPNALREAGAAIGAPRWVVIRSVAYRAALSGIVTGILLAIARISGETAPLLFTALNNQFWSSNLNAPMASLPVTIFQFALSPYEEWQQLAWTGALIITLTVLGLSIFARSLTGRREDR, encoded by the coding sequence ATGTCGACGGCCACATCGCTTCACAATCGACGCAAGCGCAGGAATGCCGTGATGATGACGCTATGCGTCACGGCGGCGGGCATCGGCCTGGCCTGGCTGGCGCTCATCCTCGGCGCACTGCTCTATAAGGGCCTGTCGGGTGTTTCGCTCTCTGTGTTCACCGAAATGACACCGCCGCCCGGCGATGCCGGCGGCCTGCTCAATGCCATCTACGGCAGTATCATGATGACAGTCATCGCCGTCATCGTCGGCACGCCGATCGGTGTCCTCGCTGGGACCTACATGGCCGAATATGGCCGCTTCTCGCGCCTCACCACCGTCGTGCGCTTCATCAACGACATCCTGCTGTCGGCACCCTCGATCATCGTCGGCCTGTTCGTCTACGAGCTGCTGGTGCGGCCGATGGGACATTTCTCGGCGATCGCCGGTGCCGTCGCACTGGCCATCCTGGTCATCCCGGTCGTCGTTCGCACCACCGAGGACATGCTCAACCTGGTGCCGAACGCCTTGCGCGAGGCCGGCGCCGCGATCGGCGCGCCGCGCTGGGTGGTCATCCGCTCGGTCGCCTACCGTGCGGCGCTGTCGGGCATCGTCACAGGCATATTGCTGGCCATCGCCCGCATTTCCGGCGAGACGGCGCCGCTGCTCTTCACGGCGCTCAACAACCAGTTCTGGTCGAGTAATCTCAATGCGCCGATGGCCAGCCTGCCCGTCACCATCTTCCAGTTCGCTCTCAGCCCCTACGAGGAATGGCAGCAGCTGGCGTGGACCGGCGCACTCATAATCACCCTTACGGTTCTCGGGCTGAGCATCTTCGCCCGCAGCCTTACCGGACGCAGAGAGGACAGATGA
- the pstS gene encoding phosphate ABC transporter substrate-binding protein PstS, which translates to MRHLIRSAAVAIAMAAASTLTLSAAMAADISGAGATFPYPIYAKWADAYKKETGIGLNYQSIGSGGGIKQIKAKTVTFGASDAPLKGEDLESTGLAQFPMVMGGIVPVVNLEGIKPGELVLDGPTLADIFVGKITNWNDAAIAKLNPDVKLPDQAIAVVHRSDGSGTTFNFSYYLADVSADWKSKVGVNTALEWPVGIGAKGNEGVANNVSQTGGSIGYVEYAYAKQNKLTYADMINKDGKKVEPTAAAFSAAAANADWSSQPGYGVILANQPGAESWPMTSATWILVYKKPGDVAATGEALKFFAWSYAKGDDMAGALDYVPIPDAVVKSVEDMWAKDIVGEDGKPLYSAM; encoded by the coding sequence ATGAGACATTTGATCCGCTCGGCGGCCGTTGCGATCGCAATGGCTGCGGCGTCCACCCTCACCCTTTCCGCGGCAATGGCAGCTGACATCTCCGGTGCCGGCGCCACCTTCCCTTACCCGATCTATGCGAAGTGGGCCGATGCCTACAAGAAGGAGACCGGCATCGGTCTCAACTACCAGTCGATCGGCTCGGGCGGCGGCATCAAGCAGATCAAAGCCAAGACCGTCACCTTCGGCGCTTCCGATGCGCCGCTGAAGGGCGAGGATCTCGAATCCACCGGACTTGCACAGTTCCCGATGGTGATGGGCGGCATCGTTCCGGTCGTCAATCTCGAAGGCATCAAGCCGGGCGAACTGGTGCTCGACGGCCCGACGCTGGCCGATATCTTCGTCGGCAAGATCACCAACTGGAATGACGCGGCGATCGCCAAGCTCAATCCCGACGTCAAGCTTCCCGACCAGGCGATCGCCGTCGTGCATCGCTCCGACGGTTCGGGCACCACGTTCAACTTCAGCTACTACCTGGCCGACGTCAGCGCCGACTGGAAGTCGAAGGTCGGCGTCAACACCGCGCTCGAATGGCCGGTTGGCATCGGCGCCAAGGGCAATGAAGGCGTCGCCAACAACGTCTCGCAGACCGGTGGCTCGATCGGCTATGTCGAATACGCCTACGCCAAGCAGAACAAGTTGACCTATGCCGACATGATCAACAAGGACGGCAAGAAGGTCGAGCCGACGGCGGCGGCGTTCTCGGCGGCGGCGGCCAATGCCGACTGGAGCTCGCAGCCTGGTTATGGCGTCATCCTGGCCAACCAGCCGGGCGCCGAATCCTGGCCGATGACGTCGGCGACCTGGATCCTGGTCTACAAGAAGCCCGGCGACGTGGCGGCGACCGGTGAAGCGCTCAAGTTCTTCGCCTGGTCCTACGCGAAGGGCGACGACATGGCCGGGGCGCTGGACTACGTTCCGATCCCCGACGCGGTCGTCAAGAGCGTCGAGGACATGTGGGCCAAGGACATCGTCGGCGAAGACGGCAAGCCGCTCTATTCCGCCATGTAA
- a CDS encoding PAS domain-containing protein: MAEANETAGVRGERGSGEMTVNDAASFTAGMDLAMLRQLVETGSDWIWETDAELRFSWLSHNYQAVTGIDPAAVLGRFRFDFLKQVLNGNRSAAMHLEDLQAHRPFRDFVYELKGGRADCRWVLTSGFPRFDDEGKFAGYRGIGRNVTGLAVAFEELEQKQQGEASSGGLPDLRTMVDSMPIGIMVLDADLRAEVINQAFYNLWKIDPQRAGIGSGFRELMEASRAADSYGADDVAWQRHTAEREAEIRAGVAGSRQLPRNDGRTLVASLAPLAGGKRLISYVDVTDMKDREAELADALEKARLAEAVINGVKDPIFVKDDDLRFVFVNEAFAGLFGQTPQTMLGKPGGNFLAPAEVALFEKSEREVLATGRPYEVEESFEVDGVNRSRVVRKNRVRMVSGRNYVAGFLFDVSDMKGRETEAQDARKHLASVLESLPAAVIIYDREDNFVFANRKMQDTLPALKPAWQPGRTFRDALALGHSAGYFRSSGDPQVDALYDGDLDPWLDSILARYHLPYSSFERLNPDGRWYQVYDMRTDDGTFIGVRVDISEIKSREKALHDSMRQIDLFRHVLDELPVAAFIKAQDLSIEFVNKAWCAITGLAKEDVIGRTDRQLFGDEDGESYSLDDTEVALTGSVREVEEPVTHRDGTVRQLMTRKSRLVALDGSVHLVGSSTDITEVKARERALEESMRENEVFRSLIDNVPVSIYAKRSDLRQFYVNKGWCDLTGFSKQDAIGKTDIEIFGPDGEAFVNGDLAVLRSGETQEVEETVMLPDGSVRHQFARKGAMIASDGSLYLIGSTTDITELKLREAELREARQRAILADRAKSEFLANMSHEIRTPMNGVLGMAELLAKSDLDPKQKTFTDIIVKSGNALLTIINDILDFSKIDAGQLVLDPAPFNLAEAIEDVATLVSTRAKEKDLELIVRIEPGLESLFIGDVGRIRQIVTNLLGNAVKFTEEGHVLVDVTGESVPDGTRLTISVTDTGIGIPEEKLKQVFEKFSQVDTSSTRRHEGTGLGLAITSRLVELMGGDIGVESAEGKGSTFWFTVTLPRAGQQNAQRIMPVDVTGARVLIVDDNAVNRAILTEQMTSWTFDSCAAESGAEGLKVLIAAAAYGVPVDCVVLDYQMPEMSGAEMAGVVRNTAGLADTPIIMLTSVDQSLANTSYRDLGIDAQLIKPARSSVLLETLVATIQRHRHATHVARPLAVEGEGGKGPQPSPAAASGQRALLQPPPVRPRLAATGGEQRLDILVAEDNEVNQMVFTQILGETGYGFEIVGNGRKALDAFGRLNPCMILMDVSMPEMNGLEATAAIRRLEEETGTHVPIVGVTAHALKGDRERCLDAGMDDYLPKPISPRALLEKVERWVGAGRQARRNAG, encoded by the coding sequence ATGGCTGAAGCGAACGAGACAGCCGGCGTGCGCGGCGAGCGCGGGTCGGGCGAAATGACAGTGAACGACGCGGCCTCGTTCACCGCAGGCATGGATTTGGCCATGCTACGCCAGCTGGTCGAGACGGGCTCGGACTGGATCTGGGAGACCGATGCCGAGCTGCGCTTTTCCTGGCTTTCGCACAACTACCAGGCGGTCACGGGCATCGACCCGGCCGCCGTGCTCGGCCGCTTCCGTTTCGATTTCCTGAAGCAGGTCCTGAACGGCAACCGCAGCGCGGCAATGCATCTGGAGGATCTGCAGGCGCATCGGCCGTTCCGTGACTTTGTCTACGAACTGAAGGGAGGTCGCGCCGATTGCCGCTGGGTGCTGACCTCAGGCTTTCCACGCTTCGATGACGAGGGGAAATTCGCCGGCTATCGTGGCATTGGACGCAATGTCACGGGATTGGCCGTCGCCTTCGAAGAACTGGAGCAGAAGCAGCAAGGAGAGGCGTCTTCGGGAGGCCTTCCCGACCTTCGCACGATGGTCGATTCGATGCCGATCGGGATCATGGTCCTCGACGCCGACCTGCGCGCCGAAGTGATCAACCAGGCCTTCTACAATTTGTGGAAAATCGATCCCCAGCGCGCCGGGATCGGCTCGGGCTTCCGCGAGTTGATGGAGGCCAGCCGCGCCGCCGATTCCTACGGCGCCGACGACGTTGCCTGGCAGCGTCATACCGCCGAGCGCGAGGCCGAGATCAGGGCCGGCGTCGCCGGCTCGAGACAATTGCCGCGCAATGACGGGCGTACCCTGGTTGCGTCGCTGGCCCCGCTGGCCGGCGGCAAGCGGCTCATCTCCTATGTCGATGTCACCGACATGAAGGATCGCGAGGCCGAGCTGGCCGACGCGCTGGAAAAGGCGCGACTGGCGGAAGCGGTGATCAACGGCGTCAAGGATCCGATCTTCGTCAAGGATGACGATCTGCGCTTCGTCTTCGTCAACGAGGCGTTTGCGGGCCTGTTCGGCCAGACGCCGCAAACCATGCTTGGCAAGCCCGGCGGCAATTTTCTCGCGCCGGCCGAGGTTGCGCTGTTCGAGAAAAGCGAGCGCGAGGTGCTGGCGACCGGGCGGCCTTACGAGGTGGAGGAAAGCTTCGAGGTCGACGGCGTCAACCGCTCGCGCGTCGTCAGGAAGAACCGCGTTAGAATGGTAAGCGGCCGCAACTACGTGGCCGGCTTCCTCTTCGACGTCTCGGACATGAAGGGCCGTGAGACCGAGGCGCAGGACGCCCGCAAACACCTGGCCAGCGTGCTGGAATCGCTGCCGGCCGCCGTGATCATCTACGACCGCGAGGACAATTTCGTTTTCGCCAACCGCAAGATGCAGGACACGCTGCCGGCGTTGAAGCCGGCGTGGCAGCCCGGCCGCACCTTCCGCGACGCGCTGGCACTCGGTCATTCGGCCGGCTATTTCCGCTCGAGCGGCGATCCGCAGGTCGATGCGCTCTATGATGGCGATCTCGATCCCTGGCTGGACAGCATCCTCGCCCGCTACCACCTGCCATACTCATCCTTCGAACGTCTCAATCCCGACGGTCGCTGGTACCAGGTCTACGACATGCGCACCGACGACGGCACGTTCATCGGTGTGCGTGTCGATATCTCCGAGATCAAGAGCCGCGAAAAGGCGCTGCACGATTCGATGCGGCAGATCGACCTGTTCCGGCACGTGCTGGACGAACTGCCCGTGGCCGCCTTCATCAAGGCGCAGGACCTCAGCATCGAGTTCGTCAACAAGGCCTGGTGCGCGATCACCGGGCTCGCCAAGGAAGACGTCATCGGCCGCACCGATCGGCAGCTGTTCGGCGACGAGGATGGAGAGAGCTACAGCCTGGACGACACCGAGGTCGCCCTCACGGGCAGCGTCAGGGAGGTCGAGGAGCCCGTCACCCATCGCGACGGCACGGTGCGGCAGTTGATGACGCGCAAGAGCCGGCTGGTGGCGCTGGACGGATCGGTGCATCTGGTCGGCTCCAGCACCGACATCACCGAGGTCAAGGCGCGCGAGCGGGCGCTGGAAGAAAGCATGCGCGAGAACGAGGTATTCCGCAGCCTGATCGACAACGTGCCGGTGTCGATCTATGCCAAACGCTCCGATCTCAGGCAATTCTACGTCAACAAGGGGTGGTGCGATCTCACCGGCTTCAGCAAGCAGGACGCGATCGGCAAGACCGATATCGAAATTTTCGGGCCCGACGGCGAAGCCTTCGTCAATGGCGACCTCGCGGTGCTGCGCAGCGGCGAAACCCAGGAGGTCGAGGAGACGGTGATGCTCCCGGACGGCAGCGTGCGCCACCAGTTCGCCCGCAAGGGCGCGATGATCGCGTCCGACGGGTCGCTCTACCTGATCGGGTCGACCACCGACATCACCGAATTGAAGCTGCGCGAGGCGGAACTGCGCGAGGCGCGCCAGCGCGCCATACTTGCCGACCGCGCCAAGTCGGAATTCCTCGCCAATATGAGCCATGAGATTCGCACCCCGATGAACGGCGTGCTGGGCATGGCCGAACTCCTGGCCAAATCCGATCTCGATCCGAAGCAGAAGACCTTCACCGACATCATCGTCAAATCGGGCAACGCGCTGCTCACCATCATCAACGATATCCTGGATTTCTCCAAGATCGATGCCGGCCAGCTGGTGCTCGATCCCGCCCCCTTCAATCTCGCCGAGGCGATCGAGGACGTGGCGACGCTGGTGTCGACGCGGGCCAAGGAAAAGGACCTCGAGCTCATCGTGCGCATCGAGCCTGGGCTCGAAAGCCTGTTCATCGGCGATGTCGGCCGCATCCGGCAGATCGTCACCAACCTGCTCGGCAATGCGGTGAAGTTCACCGAAGAAGGCCATGTGCTCGTCGACGTCACCGGCGAAAGTGTGCCGGACGGAACCAGGCTGACGATCTCGGTCACCGACACCGGGATCGGCATCCCTGAGGAAAAGCTGAAACAGGTGTTCGAGAAATTCAGCCAGGTCGACACCTCCTCGACGAGGCGGCATGAGGGCACTGGGCTCGGGCTCGCGATCACCTCGCGGCTGGTCGAATTGATGGGCGGCGACATCGGCGTGGAAAGCGCCGAAGGCAAGGGGTCGACCTTCTGGTTCACGGTCACGCTGCCCAGGGCCGGACAACAGAACGCGCAGCGCATCATGCCGGTGGACGTGACCGGCGCGCGGGTGCTGATCGTCGACGACAATGCCGTCAACCGCGCCATCCTGACCGAGCAGATGACGTCATGGACCTTCGATTCCTGCGCGGCCGAGAGCGGCGCCGAGGGACTGAAAGTGCTGATCGCGGCCGCCGCCTACGGCGTGCCGGTCGATTGCGTCGTGCTCGATTATCAGATGCCCGAGATGAGCGGCGCCGAGATGGCAGGTGTCGTGCGCAACACCGCCGGGCTTGCCGACACGCCGATCATCATGCTGACCTCCGTCGACCAGTCGCTGGCCAACACCAGTTACCGCGATCTCGGCATTGATGCCCAGCTAATCAAGCCCGCACGCTCCTCGGTGCTCCTGGAAACGCTGGTCGCCACCATCCAGCGGCATCGCCACGCCACGCATGTCGCCCGGCCGCTTGCTGTCGAGGGAGAAGGGGGGAAAGGTCCGCAACCATCGCCAGCGGCTGCGTCGGGGCAACGCGCGTTGCTGCAGCCGCCGCCGGTCAGGCCCCGGCTTGCCGCGACTGGCGGCGAGCAGCGGCTGGACATCCTCGTGGCCGAGGACAATGAGGTCAACCAGATGGTCTTCACCCAGATCCTCGGCGAGACCGGCTACGGTTTCGAGATCGTCGGCAATGGCCGCAAGGCGCTGGACGCATTCGGCAGGCTCAATCCCTGCATGATCCTGATGGACGTCTCGATGCCGGAGATGAACGGGCTCGAGGCAACCGCCGCCATCCGCCGGCTGGAAGAGGAAACCGGCACGCATGTGCCGATCGTCGGGGTCACCGCGCATGCGCTCAAGGGCGATCGCGAACGCTGCCTGGACGCCGGCATGGATGATTATCTGCCCAAGCCGATCAGCCCCAGGGCCCTGCTCGAAAAGGTCGAGCGCTGGGTCGGCGCTGGTCGCCAGGCCCGGCGCAACGCGGGATAG
- the pstC gene encoding phosphate ABC transporter permease subunit PstC: protein MTAVSEAMPSSAAMRAREATVRRFALTDTIFRTATRFSAILVLLILGGVAISLFAGSWEALSKFGFSFLTTESWNPVTENFGALAPIYGTIVTAAIAILIAVPIGIGIAIFLTELCPRPLRRPIGIAVELLAGIPSIIYGIWGLFVFAPFLQTTVQPFIIKLFHDVPGLSSLFAGPPYGIGLLTSAMILAIMVLPFITSITKDVFDTVPAVLKESAYGIGCTTWEVTRRVVIPYTRVGIMGGVMLGLGRALGETMAVTFVIGNAHRISGSLFAPGTTISATIANEFTEADGDLYTSSLVALGLILFVITFLILALARYMLLRMDSRTGA, encoded by the coding sequence ATGACCGCCGTCTCCGAAGCCATGCCATCGTCGGCCGCCATGCGGGCCAGGGAAGCGACGGTCCGACGCTTCGCGCTCACCGATACGATTTTCCGAACGGCGACACGCTTTTCCGCCATCCTCGTCCTGCTCATCCTCGGCGGCGTGGCGATTTCGCTGTTTGCCGGCTCGTGGGAAGCGCTGTCGAAATTCGGGTTCTCCTTCCTGACGACCGAATCGTGGAACCCGGTTACCGAGAATTTCGGGGCGCTGGCCCCGATCTACGGAACCATCGTCACCGCCGCCATCGCTATCCTGATCGCCGTTCCCATCGGCATCGGCATCGCCATCTTCCTTACCGAACTCTGCCCGCGGCCACTCCGGCGCCCCATCGGCATCGCCGTCGAGCTGCTTGCCGGCATACCCTCAATCATCTACGGCATCTGGGGCCTGTTCGTGTTCGCGCCGTTCCTGCAGACGACGGTGCAGCCCTTCATCATCAAGCTTTTCCACGACGTGCCGGGACTCTCCAGCCTGTTTGCCGGCCCGCCCTACGGCATCGGCCTTCTGACCTCGGCGATGATCCTTGCCATCATGGTCCTGCCCTTCATCACCTCGATCACCAAGGATGTCTTCGACACGGTGCCGGCGGTGCTGAAGGAATCGGCCTACGGCATCGGCTGCACGACCTGGGAGGTCACGCGCCGCGTCGTCATCCCCTATACCCGCGTCGGCATCATGGGCGGCGTCATGCTCGGCCTCGGCCGCGCGCTCGGCGAAACCATGGCGGTAACCTTCGTCATCGGCAACGCCCACCGCATCAGCGGCTCGCTGTTCGCGCCCGGCACGACGATCTCGGCGACCATCGCCAACGAGTTCACCGAAGCCGACGGCGATCTCTATACGTCTTCGCTGGTGGCGCTCGGCCTGATCCTGTTCGTCATCACTTTCCTGATCCTTGCCCTTGCGCGCTACATGCTGCTGCGCATGGACAGCCGCACGGGAGCCTGA